A window of the Helianthus annuus cultivar XRQ/B chromosome 4, HanXRQr2.0-SUNRISE, whole genome shotgun sequence genome harbors these coding sequences:
- the LOC110934822 gene encoding serine protease SPPA, chloroplastic-like, translating into MPGPFLAAILTTILDNIYENWVDKISQAKGKKKKEIESFINEGVYQIDKLKEDGWITDIKYDDEVKSMLKTRLCIAEKKKLLLITSEYLLM; encoded by the exons ATGCCTGGCCCATTTCTTGCGGCTA TTCTTACTACAATTCTTGATAATATATATGAAAATTGGGTCGATAAGATTTCTCAAGCCAAAG gaaagaaaaagaaagaaatcgAGAGTTTTATTAATGAAGGAGTTTACCAAATAGATAAGTTGAAAGAAGATGGATGGATAACAGATATCAAATATGATGATGAG GTTAAATCTATGTTGAAAACAAGATTGTGCATTGCTGAGAAGAAAAAACTCTTATTGATTACTAGTGAATATCTCCTCATGTAG